A genome region from Verrucomicrobiota bacterium includes the following:
- a CDS encoding thioredoxin domain-containing protein has product MKKNHCFRTLLVTALLLPIFGSQSVFAAETRKPAAIGALFYAESCGSCKVLDPKIVSAKEAMAEAPVLFVTFDHSTEATQNQAALLADQLGLKEVYESQKKASGFFLLIDPESGEILKTITKSATVEEIKSDLQGAIQS; this is encoded by the coding sequence ATGAAAAAAAATCACTGTTTCCGCACTCTCTTAGTCACCGCCCTTCTTCTTCCGATATTCGGCTCGCAGTCAGTCTTCGCTGCTGAGACCCGCAAGCCGGCTGCAATTGGTGCCCTCTTTTACGCAGAATCCTGCGGCTCCTGCAAGGTACTCGACCCGAAAATCGTTTCCGCGAAGGAGGCAATGGCCGAAGCCCCCGTGCTATTCGTCACCTTCGACCACAGCACCGAGGCGACCCAAAACCAAGCGGCCCTTCTTGCCGACCAGCTCGGACTCAAGGAAGTCTATGAAAGCCAGAAGAAAGCCAGTGGCTTTTTTCTCCTGATTGATCCCGAATCCGGTGAAATCCTCAAAACCATCACCAAATCGGCTACCGTTGAAGAGATCAAAAGCGACCTACAGGGAGCGATCCAAAGCTAA
- a CDS encoding DUF4272 domain-containing protein, with amino-acid sequence MKGLGLALLLYCPLIQVLGIERADLVGEWQLIHEDTIDHGVIGKVNERWVLFDDGGYYCEGSMFLSLVENDLRILTSSGPDKGIWNYDGKKLSITVEEYKIDYFSSAIPEFGLKDFKALVEQDLEEPLEYVFDQRDGEDLLFREVEEGSLMRMRPISDEIDAGVIFMEPIGTFSIEELGGDPTVLESDSPDLVGDRFRSTSSSILSADDFSFADWLPTFGERAGIGHELRSEEEILSRLLCNYVVVSWVSMDDETFPTDGLKGLVEYYSLEESMTEAEKEIMGVDRDVAQIQFGDTICWKMENMWALAWVLGFDEATDVDQGQIGEEVFFSLWEFIAPAWKGREALNERIELRSLNEVAQMEDLFYCAHNAVRSAQLGNADSVPEGFHPVADGGVIHEKRHSLTWVLSPGVDWEETDLST; translated from the coding sequence ATGAAGGGCTTAGGTTTAGCGCTGCTGCTTTATTGTCCGCTTATTCAGGTTTTAGGGATCGAGAGAGCCGATCTCGTTGGAGAGTGGCAGCTGATTCACGAAGATACGATTGATCACGGAGTAATTGGAAAAGTGAATGAACGTTGGGTCTTGTTCGATGATGGTGGTTACTACTGCGAGGGTTCAATGTTTCTGTCGCTGGTTGAAAATGATCTACGTATTTTGACGAGTAGTGGTCCAGATAAGGGGATTTGGAACTATGACGGAAAAAAGCTGTCTATAACCGTGGAAGAATATAAGATCGACTACTTCTCGTCCGCTATTCCTGAATTCGGCTTGAAAGACTTTAAGGCATTGGTTGAACAGGACCTGGAGGAGCCTCTCGAATATGTTTTCGATCAGAGAGACGGCGAGGATCTCTTGTTTCGAGAGGTCGAGGAAGGCTCGTTAATGCGAATGCGACCGATAAGTGATGAGATTGATGCAGGTGTAATATTTATGGAACCGATTGGCACCTTTTCGATTGAGGAACTGGGAGGTGATCCGACAGTTCTGGAGTCGGATTCCCCTGATCTCGTTGGTGATAGATTTAGGTCGACCTCGAGCTCTATCCTGTCGGCGGATGACTTTTCTTTTGCTGATTGGTTGCCCACCTTTGGTGAGAGAGCAGGAATTGGACACGAGCTGCGATCAGAAGAAGAGATTCTATCCCGTCTTCTTTGTAATTACGTAGTGGTGAGCTGGGTTAGTATGGATGATGAGACGTTTCCTACAGATGGTCTCAAAGGGTTGGTCGAATACTACAGCCTTGAAGAGTCTATGACCGAGGCCGAGAAGGAGATCATGGGAGTTGATCGAGATGTTGCACAAATCCAATTCGGCGACACGATTTGCTGGAAGATGGAGAATATGTGGGCGTTGGCATGGGTTTTGGGGTTTGATGAAGCAACCGATGTGGATCAGGGCCAAATTGGAGAGGAGGTTTTCTTTTCTCTATGGGAGTTTATCGCACCAGCGTGGAAAGGCAGAGAGGCCCTGAATGAAAGGATCGAACTCCGTTCATTGAACGAAGTAGCGCAAATGGAGGACTTGTTTTATTGCGCTCACAATGCGGTTCGGTCCGCGCAGCTGGGAAATGCTGATAGTGTTCCGGAGGGATTTCATCCCGTAGCTGACGGCGGAGTTATTCATGAGAAACGCCATTCTTTAACATGGGTTCTTTCACCAGGAGTCGATTGGGAGGAGACTGACTTAAGCACTTAG
- a CDS encoding fatty acid desaturase — MEHVVNENEPELAAALADSATKKQSGRKISRVTAPFARESRKKSWWVTLSSLVYLVLAVIGTFPFWGWPFRLVCSVLAGLLIVRVFVIYHDHQHRAILSKSKVADRLMSAVGILALAPSSVWKHSHDEHHAHNSKLHGNDFGSFPTMTAERYAASSWKEKVVYRISRHPLTILCGYLTSFLYAMCIEPLVSNPRRHYDAAISLLVHVVIIALTGLFFGVSGIFFSIFLPFALAASFGSYLFYAQHNFPGVSLKDEDGWTYEGAALESSSYMKMPKFLHWFTANIGYHHIHHLNARIPFYRLPEVYKAIPELRKAKTTSLSPLEIFRCFRLKVWCVERARLVGYRG; from the coding sequence ATGGAACATGTTGTGAATGAAAATGAACCTGAGTTGGCCGCTGCACTGGCCGATTCTGCGACTAAGAAACAGAGCGGACGAAAGATCAGCCGGGTCACAGCGCCCTTTGCGCGGGAGAGCCGAAAGAAGAGTTGGTGGGTAACCCTGTCGTCTCTGGTTTATCTGGTCCTTGCCGTGATCGGGACCTTTCCGTTTTGGGGGTGGCCCTTTCGATTGGTCTGCAGTGTTCTTGCAGGACTGTTGATTGTGCGGGTTTTTGTAATCTATCACGACCACCAACACAGGGCGATTCTCTCCAAATCGAAGGTGGCGGATCGGTTGATGTCTGCAGTGGGAATTCTTGCGCTGGCACCCAGTAGTGTCTGGAAGCACTCACATGATGAGCATCACGCGCACAACTCGAAGCTACACGGAAACGATTTCGGTTCCTTCCCGACCATGACTGCTGAGCGCTACGCCGCGTCCTCTTGGAAGGAAAAAGTTGTTTATCGGATCAGCCGTCATCCGCTCACCATCCTCTGTGGTTACCTTACCTCCTTTCTCTACGCGATGTGTATTGAACCGCTGGTCTCTAATCCCAGAAGACACTATGATGCAGCGATTTCCCTCCTTGTTCACGTCGTTATCATTGCCCTGACGGGACTCTTTTTTGGGGTGAGTGGAATCTTCTTTTCGATTTTTCTTCCCTTTGCTCTGGCTGCCTCTTTCGGGTCCTATCTTTTCTACGCGCAACACAACTTTCCAGGAGTTAGCCTGAAGGATGAGGATGGTTGGACCTACGAGGGAGCGGCTTTGGAATCATCGAGTTACATGAAAATGCCGAAGTTTTTGCACTGGTTTACTGCGAATATCGGCTATCACCATATCCACCACCTCAATGCTCGCATCCCGTTTTACCGGCTTCCAGAAGTGTACAAGGCAATTCCAGAATTGCGGAAGGCGAAAACCACCAGTCTCTCGCCTCTCGAGATTTTCCGTTGTTTTCGACTCAAGGTCTGGTGTGTTGAGAGGGCAAGGTTGGTTGGATATCGCGGATAA
- a CDS encoding SMP-30/gluconolactonase/LRE family protein, translating to MKKPEAIGSRVSRWGEGPVWWEDSLLYVDIESHEVVLLDPASGTERSCPVGERVGFAIPCESGRLICGGDNGLFYLDFDSGTKTLIIDPEPNLPNNRFNDAKVSPDGRLFAGTIALDKTKGAARLYRLDPDQKLTEAYGPVTNSNGTAWTADGSTVYYIDTPSKEVKAFDYDHGTGELSRVRVVIDTKDEPSSPDGMTIDSEGMLWIAFCHGARVTRFDPATGREIARIEVPAYETTSCTFGGPTGHDLYITTGIKADREGDQGGKIFVVRDLPVGGAAVVPFKDKG from the coding sequence ATGAAGAAACCCGAAGCAATTGGTAGTCGCGTCTCTCGTTGGGGCGAGGGGCCGGTTTGGTGGGAGGATTCGCTCCTCTACGTGGATATCGAAAGCCACGAGGTTGTCCTTCTCGATCCCGCGAGCGGAACTGAACGCTCTTGCCCTGTCGGAGAACGGGTAGGGTTTGCCATTCCCTGCGAATCCGGGCGACTGATTTGTGGCGGGGACAACGGGCTCTTCTATCTGGACTTCGATTCGGGTACGAAAACATTGATCATCGATCCGGAACCCAACCTTCCCAACAATCGCTTCAACGATGCCAAAGTCTCCCCCGACGGTCGGCTCTTCGCAGGCACAATCGCCTTGGACAAGACAAAAGGCGCAGCCCGACTCTACCGTCTCGACCCCGATCAGAAGCTAACCGAGGCCTACGGGCCAGTCACCAACTCCAACGGAACTGCATGGACGGCAGACGGGAGCACGGTCTACTACATCGACACCCCTTCAAAAGAGGTAAAGGCCTTTGACTACGACCATGGGACCGGAGAGCTCAGCCGTGTTCGGGTCGTCATCGATACCAAAGACGAGCCCAGCAGTCCGGATGGGATGACGATCGACTCCGAAGGCATGCTTTGGATTGCCTTTTGCCACGGTGCCCGGGTCACCCGTTTCGATCCGGCCACCGGGAGGGAAATCGCCCGGATCGAAGTCCCGGCCTACGAAACGACTTCCTGCACCTTTGGCGGACCCACCGGCCACGATCTCTACATCACCACAGGAATCAAAGCAGATCGCGAAGGCGACCAAGGCGGAAAGATCTTTGTCGTGCGGGACCTCCCTGTCGGCGGTGCTGCAGTGGTGCCGTTTAAGGATAAGGGGTAG
- the cysS gene encoding cysteine--tRNA ligase — translation MDFVLSNTLTSEKERVFASDAKSLRFYCCGPTVYGPAHIGNFRTFVLQDVFRRVVELSGLDTVHVRNITDVDDKTIRESRALNESLTGFTDRWRERFEADCSRLGILPPHHAPSAVAHIQQQIDLIQRLIEAGHAYQAEDGSVYYRVSSFEPYGRLSGLDKAKAVKNADGRMQASDEYAKDDWADFALWKAWKEEDGPNQWESLWGPGRPGWHIECSAMSMELLGESFDLHSGGVDLIFPHHENEIAQSEGATGKKFVRHWFHVAHLMVNGEKMSKSLGNLYTLDDLAEKGFQAAEVRFVLASGHYRKTLNFTFDSLNGARKSLNRVKVVVEELLKATGLDALPDYEASRRLGSGSLGIFQPAWEALLDDLNTAESLGRFFGSLRTVEAALKEPGIDVPTAEQWLNGIAFLLNAMGLFLPHEVEFDIPEEITDLANERLEARNEKDWGRSDSLRDELLSKGWQIKDAKEGYELTPVSGS, via the coding sequence ATGGACTTCGTTCTCAGCAACACGCTGACCAGTGAGAAAGAGCGGGTATTCGCCTCAGACGCAAAGAGCCTGCGCTTCTACTGCTGTGGCCCGACCGTTTATGGTCCTGCCCATATCGGAAACTTTCGGACGTTTGTCCTCCAGGATGTTTTCCGTCGCGTGGTCGAGCTTTCCGGCCTGGATACCGTTCATGTGCGGAACATTACGGATGTTGACGACAAAACGATCCGCGAGTCGCGTGCACTCAATGAATCGCTGACCGGTTTTACGGACCGTTGGCGGGAGCGTTTTGAGGCGGATTGCTCTAGGCTGGGAATTCTCCCTCCTCATCACGCGCCATCGGCGGTGGCACACATCCAGCAGCAGATCGATTTGATCCAGCGGCTGATTGAGGCCGGGCACGCGTATCAGGCGGAGGATGGCTCGGTCTATTACCGTGTCTCGAGTTTTGAACCTTACGGTCGGCTTTCAGGGTTGGATAAAGCGAAGGCCGTGAAAAACGCGGATGGGCGGATGCAGGCCAGTGATGAATATGCCAAGGACGATTGGGCTGACTTTGCGCTGTGGAAGGCGTGGAAAGAAGAGGATGGACCCAACCAGTGGGAGAGTCTTTGGGGTCCCGGTCGACCCGGCTGGCACATCGAATGTAGTGCAATGAGCATGGAGCTGTTGGGCGAGTCGTTTGATCTCCATTCGGGAGGAGTCGATCTGATCTTTCCTCATCATGAGAATGAGATCGCCCAGAGCGAAGGGGCAACGGGCAAGAAGTTCGTGCGCCATTGGTTTCATGTGGCCCATCTCATGGTCAACGGAGAGAAGATGTCCAAGAGTCTCGGAAACCTCTACACGCTGGATGATTTGGCGGAAAAAGGATTTCAGGCTGCCGAAGTGCGCTTCGTTCTCGCCTCCGGTCATTATCGCAAAACCCTGAATTTCACCTTCGATAGTCTGAACGGTGCCAGGAAGTCTCTGAACCGCGTAAAAGTAGTGGTAGAGGAACTGCTCAAGGCGACTGGACTGGATGCACTTCCGGACTATGAAGCCAGTCGCAGGCTGGGCTCTGGGTCGTTGGGCATCTTTCAACCAGCGTGGGAGGCACTGCTTGACGATCTGAATACGGCAGAGTCGCTGGGACGGTTCTTTGGATCACTTCGCACGGTCGAGGCAGCGTTGAAAGAGCCAGGGATCGATGTGCCAACAGCAGAGCAATGGCTGAATGGAATCGCTTTCCTTCTAAACGCAATGGGTCTCTTTTTGCCGCATGAAGTCGAGTTTGACATTCCTGAAGAAATCACGGATCTGGCAAACGAACGTTTGGAGGCCAGAAACGAAAAAGACTGGGGCCGTTCGGATTCGTTGCGGGATGAGCTTCTGTCCAAGGGCTGGCAGATCAAAGATGCGAAAGAAGGCTACGAGCTGACTCCGGTGAGCGGGAGCTAG
- the ybeY gene encoding rRNA maturation RNase YbeY — protein sequence MRREIQITSRCDSLTFDEIGVERCLRILDGLDEFHIPDGELSVVFLSDDEMGELHGTFLGDPSPTDVITFPGDPEFEEAGEICVGVERARDVHEENASSLAEEIILYLAHGWLHLAGYDDQSEEDRKAMRKAEADAMDHLRPVFSDLEFAFRG from the coding sequence ATGAGAAGGGAGATTCAGATAACCAGCAGGTGTGATTCTCTCACTTTCGATGAAATCGGAGTCGAGAGATGCTTGCGAATACTCGACGGTCTCGATGAGTTCCACATCCCTGATGGAGAGCTATCGGTGGTCTTTCTCTCGGACGATGAAATGGGAGAGCTACACGGCACCTTTCTCGGGGATCCATCCCCAACAGACGTGATCACATTCCCCGGAGATCCGGAGTTTGAGGAAGCAGGTGAAATCTGTGTCGGCGTGGAACGAGCCCGTGACGTCCACGAGGAAAACGCTTCTTCCCTCGCCGAGGAGATTATCCTCTATCTGGCACACGGCTGGCTTCACCTCGCCGGATATGACGACCAATCGGAAGAAGACCGGAAGGCGATGAGAAAAGCCGAAGCAGATGCCATGGATCACCTGCGCCCCGTCTTTTCGGATCTTGAGTTCGCTTTCCGCGGCTGA
- a CDS encoding RNA polymerase sigma factor has translation MNWRKQNERELRDRIQAGFRYAYSLTEHQQDAEDLVQQAWMKCQKRYGKVRNNAVFFTAIRNQFYDHLRRKKIVSFASVSASDEEALIDTGQPVAGSSDDIETILSQLRVEEREVIFLHIVEGRTAREIASITGSPRNTVLSQIHRARKKLADQWRETRDVKESIGDTSPSRTRNESL, from the coding sequence GTGAATTGGCGTAAGCAGAATGAACGCGAATTGCGTGACCGTATCCAAGCGGGCTTCCGCTACGCCTACTCACTCACCGAACATCAGCAGGATGCCGAGGATCTGGTTCAACAAGCGTGGATGAAATGTCAGAAACGGTATGGAAAGGTTAGGAACAATGCGGTCTTCTTTACCGCCATCCGCAATCAGTTCTACGACCACTTACGGAGGAAAAAAATTGTCTCCTTTGCATCGGTCTCTGCTAGCGATGAGGAAGCCCTTATCGATACTGGTCAACCTGTCGCTGGTTCCTCCGACGATATTGAAACGATTCTCTCTCAACTTCGGGTGGAGGAGCGCGAAGTGATCTTTCTCCACATCGTCGAGGGAAGAACCGCCCGCGAGATCGCTTCCATTACAGGATCTCCACGGAACACCGTCCTCAGCCAAATTCATCGCGCCAGGAAGAAGCTCGCCGACCAATGGCGTGAGACGCGTGACGTGAAAGAGTCCATCGGTGACACTTCTCCATCCCGCACACGAAACGAAAGCCTATGA
- the hisI gene encoding phosphoribosyl-AMP cyclohydrolase, with translation MFHERQSVEQVEEGVQLAPKFDDKGVIPCITMHAETREVLMFAFMNDEALKLTIETGFAHYWSRSRKKLWKKGETSGMFQKIERMLIDDDQDCVIIEVTLTEPSIGGNEASCHVGYRSCFYREVPVKPEEGASADLRFVEDEKAFDPTAVYGDIPNPTQL, from the coding sequence ATGTTTCACGAAAGACAATCAGTTGAGCAGGTGGAAGAGGGCGTGCAGCTGGCGCCAAAGTTTGACGACAAGGGCGTCATTCCCTGCATCACTATGCATGCGGAGACTCGTGAGGTGCTGATGTTTGCTTTTATGAATGATGAGGCCCTCAAGCTTACGATTGAGACAGGTTTTGCTCACTACTGGTCCCGCTCGCGTAAGAAGCTTTGGAAGAAGGGGGAAACCTCGGGAATGTTCCAGAAGATCGAGCGGATGTTGATCGACGACGATCAGGATTGCGTGATCATCGAAGTGACGCTGACCGAGCCATCGATCGGCGGGAATGAAGCGTCTTGCCACGTTGGTTATCGCAGCTGCTTTTACCGTGAAGTTCCGGTGAAGCCGGAGGAAGGCGCCTCGGCGGATCTGCGTTTCGTGGAAGACGAGAAGGCCTTCGACCCTACTGCGGTTTACGGGGACATTCCCAACCCAACCCAGCTGTAG
- a CDS encoding DUF502 domain-containing protein → MLRNLRNAFLTGIILLLPLGVTYIVVNFIIIRIGVPASEVFFWYVDENLRSFTLLNTILNVVSLFALIVFIIGLGFFSRYVFGRLVITSVERLLDRLPFINTVYRTVKQIVDTFSQQQKAVFQEVVLVEYPRKGCWVLGFRTSESKGEVQAKTGHHLSNIFVPTTPNPTSGFLLMIPTKEIIPLDMGVAEGMKVIISGGAVTPDYLPKNKVERDQAASPSPHSTSDPTLPEETDQALLEEADDHPTSPPASQEEVKNSL, encoded by the coding sequence ATGTTACGGAATCTCCGCAACGCCTTTTTGACCGGCATCATCCTCTTGCTGCCGCTTGGGGTTACCTACATCGTCGTCAACTTTATCATCATCAGGATCGGAGTTCCCGCCAGCGAGGTCTTCTTCTGGTATGTCGACGAGAATCTACGTAGCTTCACTCTCCTCAACACGATCCTGAACGTAGTATCGCTCTTCGCCCTGATCGTTTTCATCATAGGGCTGGGCTTTTTCTCTCGCTACGTTTTTGGGAGACTGGTGATTACCTCAGTCGAGCGCCTTCTCGATCGGCTGCCGTTCATCAATACGGTGTATCGCACCGTCAAACAAATTGTCGACACGTTCAGCCAGCAGCAAAAAGCTGTTTTCCAGGAGGTAGTCCTCGTCGAATATCCACGGAAAGGATGTTGGGTCCTCGGTTTTCGCACCAGTGAAAGCAAAGGCGAAGTTCAGGCCAAGACAGGACATCATCTTTCCAATATCTTCGTTCCTACCACTCCGAACCCGACCAGCGGCTTCCTTCTCATGATTCCGACCAAGGAAATCATCCCCCTCGATATGGGCGTGGCCGAAGGAATGAAGGTGATCATTTCCGGAGGTGCAGTTACTCCAGATTATCTTCCCAAAAACAAAGTGGAGCGCGATCAAGCTGCTTCACCAAGCCCGCATTCAACTTCCGATCCGACTCTTCCCGAAGAAACTGACCAAGCGCTGCTCGAAGAGGCCGATGATCACCCAACCTCACCACCCGCGTCACAGGAAGAGGTAAAGAATTCCCTTTGA
- a CDS encoding PhzF family phenazine biosynthesis protein yields MKLPIYQIDAFTDVPFRGNPAAVCPLEDWLADEVLQAIAEENNLAETSFYLKKGDSYEIRWFTPVAEVDLCGHATLAAAHVLFASNELSEPRVTFQSRSGPLHVTKEGDLLTLNFPAQVAEPCAMPEGIAEALGAQPSSFYRAMDYLVTFESEEEIAGLDPDFRLLSTLDLRGVIATAPGTEVDFVSRFFAPKLGVDEDPVTGSAHCTLAPYWADRLEKDSMKARQLSKRTGEVLCRVEGDRVFLSGNAVAYLEGMIEVYG; encoded by the coding sequence ATGAAACTCCCCATCTACCAAATTGATGCCTTTACCGATGTTCCCTTTCGAGGGAATCCGGCTGCGGTGTGCCCGCTGGAGGACTGGTTAGCCGACGAGGTGCTTCAGGCCATTGCGGAGGAGAACAATTTGGCGGAGACGTCCTTTTACTTGAAAAAGGGGGATTCCTACGAGATTCGGTGGTTCACCCCGGTTGCGGAAGTGGATCTTTGCGGGCACGCGACGCTTGCGGCCGCTCATGTTCTCTTCGCATCGAACGAGCTGTCGGAGCCCCGAGTGACTTTTCAATCGAGGAGTGGACCGCTGCACGTCACGAAGGAGGGGGATCTTCTGACGCTTAATTTTCCGGCGCAGGTGGCTGAACCGTGCGCGATGCCAGAGGGAATCGCCGAGGCGCTGGGGGCTCAGCCGTCATCTTTCTATAGGGCGATGGATTACTTGGTAACTTTTGAGAGTGAAGAGGAAATCGCTGGGTTGGATCCGGATTTTCGATTGCTTTCAACTCTCGATTTAAGGGGGGTGATTGCTACCGCTCCGGGAACCGAGGTGGACTTCGTGAGTCGGTTCTTCGCTCCGAAGCTGGGAGTCGATGAAGACCCGGTAACCGGCTCCGCCCATTGCACCCTCGCGCCGTATTGGGCCGATCGATTAGAGAAGGATTCGATGAAAGCACGACAGTTGTCGAAGCGGACGGGTGAGGTGCTTTGTCGGGTGGAGGGCGATCGGGTTTTTCTTTCGGGTAATGCGGTGGCTTATTTAGAGGGGATGATCGAGGTTTACGGGTGA
- a CDS encoding DEAD/DEAH box helicase — protein MTATIESFEQLPLVPELHRALEDLHYSTPSPVQARSIPPLLDGKDVVGCAQTGTGKTAAFALPILHHLAMHPDHPVANCARALVLTPTRELAVQVGDSFSRYGRHLRTKVCLVYGGVSQVPQVKKMRRGVDILVATPGRLLDLMDQGHVSLERVEFLVLDEVDRMLDMGFVHDVKRIAGELPENRQTALFTATLDGPVRRVAESFVTKPVQVRIDPGKPVVERIVQTVCHVRPENKAPLLEFLLTDKYGEARQGRTLVFSRTKHGAARLAKRLSIAGIESDAIHGNRTQAARQKALERFRSGAVPVLVATDVAARGIDVTAVAMVINFDLPSDADTYVHRVGRTARAEASGRAVSFCDGDTLKDLQQIERRIGTRIQLDREHPFHDPGLSRRTQSKERRTQSEKTRRWSEKSGPRSQRKGTTRRVASKPHSKPGAGRGPTPRNLRTRKRDKR, from the coding sequence ATGACTGCGACTATCGAGTCCTTTGAGCAACTACCTTTGGTGCCGGAGCTTCACCGAGCTTTGGAAGACCTCCATTATTCCACACCGTCACCTGTGCAGGCTCGGTCGATTCCTCCGCTCCTTGATGGGAAGGATGTTGTGGGCTGCGCACAGACGGGAACTGGAAAGACTGCCGCGTTTGCCCTGCCTATTCTCCATCATTTGGCGATGCATCCAGATCACCCGGTAGCCAATTGTGCCCGGGCTCTTGTTCTTACTCCGACCCGCGAATTGGCGGTGCAGGTGGGAGATAGTTTCTCCCGCTATGGGAGGCATCTTCGAACCAAGGTCTGCTTAGTCTACGGAGGAGTCAGCCAAGTGCCTCAAGTCAAAAAGATGCGGCGCGGCGTCGACATTTTGGTCGCGACACCTGGACGTTTGCTGGACCTGATGGACCAGGGGCATGTGTCGCTGGAGCGGGTTGAGTTTTTGGTGCTCGACGAGGTGGACCGTATGTTGGACATGGGTTTCGTTCACGATGTGAAACGAATCGCCGGAGAATTGCCGGAAAATCGTCAAACAGCCTTATTCACCGCAACGCTGGATGGTCCGGTGCGGAGAGTGGCGGAGAGTTTTGTGACGAAGCCCGTTCAGGTAAGAATCGATCCTGGCAAACCGGTTGTAGAGCGGATTGTCCAAACGGTTTGCCACGTGCGCCCTGAGAATAAGGCCCCGCTCTTGGAGTTTTTACTTACGGACAAGTACGGTGAGGCTCGGCAGGGGCGGACATTGGTGTTCAGCAGGACAAAGCACGGTGCTGCCCGGCTTGCGAAACGGCTTTCCATTGCTGGAATAGAGAGTGATGCGATCCATGGAAACCGCACTCAGGCGGCGAGACAGAAGGCTCTGGAGCGTTTTCGGAGTGGTGCAGTCCCGGTTTTAGTCGCAACGGACGTTGCAGCACGGGGAATTGATGTTACAGCTGTTGCAATGGTCATAAATTTCGATTTGCCCTCGGATGCGGACACCTACGTTCACCGTGTGGGACGAACCGCGCGGGCAGAGGCCTCGGGCCGTGCAGTGAGTTTCTGTGATGGCGATACGTTGAAGGACCTCCAGCAAATCGAACGTCGGATTGGAACGCGGATTCAATTGGATCGTGAACATCCTTTCCATGACCCTGGACTCTCTCGTCGGACCCAGTCCAAAGAGCGCAGGACTCAGTCGGAAAAGACGAGACGGTGGTCAGAGAAATCTGGGCCTAGGAGTCAGCGGAAAGGCACTACGCGAAGAGTGGCCTCGAAACCCCATTCTAAACCGGGAGCTGGGCGAGGGCCCACCCCCAGAAATTTAAGAACAAGAAAGAGAGATAAAAGATAA